Proteins co-encoded in one Pelobates fuscus isolate aPelFus1 chromosome 5, aPelFus1.pri, whole genome shotgun sequence genomic window:
- the GPR150 gene encoding probable G-protein coupled receptor 150, producing MEDLFYGNLLVNLANDTQFNSNTSVGLTHLNSSSSDQAQALGAPKYNRQLRIIIMTIIFVVALVGNTVVLYKICCGKDKKRKINFLITHLALADLYVSVVTLLSQIIWELLEDEWLLGDVACRIFKVVQVSGLIASSNIIAIVALERHDVIMNPLSTPLPTRYFAAIGWLLSVLLAIPQAFVFKLTTVEQGHRCQNVFGQLPRWHFQAYIIYNSVNVFFLPFCILMVTYSRILWVIWRKGNESQHPKDLKGDGVLLNNRAQATKRPLRLVAINSCIPRAKVKTLKMTLVIIILFIVCELPYFIVEMKVAFGTITGLDEQVMAVLGIFVVTNSAVNPYVYLFFRTNNVLLSRLEKKVCFACCLEEYREMTFPRDFFPSGAPTPRREPSSTTTTMEVEATTLLQRSFLQTSGSTGKEPSSILVSCM from the coding sequence ATGGAAGATCTGTTCTATGGGAACTTACTGGTAAACCTTGCCAATGACACCCAATTCAACAGCAACACGTCAGTTGGACTAACTCACCTAAACAGTTCTTCTTCTGACCAGGCTCAAGCTCTGGGAGCTCCCAAATACAATAGACAGTTAAGGATCATCATCATGACCATCATCTTCGTTGTAGCATTGGTGGGGAACACAGTGGTGCTCTACAAGATCTGCTGTGGGAAAGACAAGAAGAGAAAGATCAACTTCCTCATCACCCACCTTGCCCTGGCAGATCTCTATGTGTCTGTGGTGACCCTGCTCTCTCAGATAATCTGGGAGCTTCTGGAGGATGAGTGGCTCCTGGGTGATGTGGCCTGCAGGATCTTCAAAGTTGTCCAGGTCTCTGGACTCATCGCCTCCTCTAATATCATTGCAATAGTTGCCCTGGAGAGGCATGATGTCATTATGAACCCTCTAAGTACCCCTCTGCCGACTCGTTACTTTGCAGCCATAGGGTGGCTGTTGTCTGTTCTACTGGCCATTCCCCAGGCTTTTGTCTTCAAGTTGACTACAGTTGAGCAAGGGCACCGATGTCAAAATGTTTTTGGACAGTTACCCAGGTGGCACTTCCAAGCCTACATCATCTACAACTCAGTTAATGTTTTCTTCTTACCTTTTTGCATCTTAATGGTAACTTACAGCCGTATCCTCTGGGTCATCTGGAGAAAGGGCAATGAAAGCCAACATCCAAAagatctgaaaggagatggtgtgCTTCTGAACAACCGTGCCCAAGCCACCAAGAGACCTCTGAGACTGGTGGCCATTAATAGCTGCATCCCTAGGGCTAAGGTGAAGACACTTAAAATGACTCTGGTCATCATCATACTCTTCATAGTTTGTGAACTGCCTTATTTTATTGTGGAGATGAAAGTGGCGTTTGGGACCATCACTGGGCTGGACGAGCAGGTCATGGCTGTGCTGGGCATTTTCGTGGTGACCAATAGTGCGGTCAATCCCTATGTTTATCTCTTCTTCAGAACCAACAACGTGCTCCTCAGCAGGCTGGAGAAGAAGGTGTGCTTTGCCTGCTGCTTGGAGGAATACAGGGAGATGACATTCCCCAGGGACTTCTTTCCATCAGGTGCCCCCACCCCTCGGAGGGAGCCCTCCAGTACCACAACTACAATGGAGGTGGAGGCAACCACCCTACTACAGCGCTCATTCCTACAAACATCAGGGTCCACAGGGAAGGAGCCCTCGTCCATATTGGTCAGCTGTATGTGA